The segment ACCTTTGAacagaaatatataaacattGGATGAATTTGACTGTTGAGTATATGATGATGTGAAGGAGTAAACTGAGTTTCTTTACATGTTAAAATATAGCTATGAACCTGATGAATTATCTAAGGAATGCTAtagtttatttatgtttttaattttaggaGGCTGAAGGTGGAAATGtattctatttatttgtgtgtgtgtgtgtgtatgtgtgtgtgtgtgtgtgtgtgtaagcatgaatGCACAACTGTGCATCACATATGTTCCTGGAATgttcaaaggccagaagaagatctTGGAACCCAAAAACTAGATATATAGTTGTTTGTAAGCTACCGTTTGTACTGAGAACTAAACCCAGGTTCTCTAAataagcagccagtgctcttaaataccggcccatctctctagccacaagTTCTTCATTGGTTAAAGAGCACAAAACATGATGCTGACAAAAGGCAGTGGGTACACATCATACTGGAGTTAAATGGTTTGCAAAACTTATAATCCTGTACAGAGATTACTGTTTCAGGCACCAGTTAGCACTGAATTTTATCATCAGGTCCACAGTCATAATGTTGTGATCTACACCCTTTTCCTTTGTCCTTACTTTGTTTCTGAAAAATAATATATGGTGTGAGAATATTATTAGTTTCTCTTATGctatcattttatttcctttactaTCATGAGTATAAATAAACTATTAGGCTGCATTGAAAATTTGGGACATTTTCATGGTTTTACGTACTTCTCCTGAGACTGTAATTCCTGCTGTACATTAAAATTCCCGGGGTTCACTAGAATATTTCATCCTGCAAAAATCATGTACACATTTTAACTACAAAATTATTCCACATTagtaatttgaaaatataaaatatgtaattcatataaaatatatgaggcTGTTGAATTTACAAATATATTTGAATGATTTTTCAGGTAGTTGTGGATCTCAATAGCCTATCTGTCAATTTTGTGTACTTAAAGTCCTCACTTTCAAAAATAACAAAGCATGGATGTATGAATACTTGACTTACAGGAGCTTATCTTATTTTTCCTCATCTGCTTATCTGAAACTAGAGCAGAAGCTTCTGCTCATATGAATAATGACTACGTGGTATACACATCATTCCAAACTAGGAATGATACATGATACACTCTGAGATTATAATGAAGTTTTTTGAATCCCTGTAAATAATCAAGGAAGCCTTCTGCATAAGCCTAATtatgaatatagaatatagaaaatAGTATAGTGCATACAGCCTGTGTTTCACCTTCCCATGTCAGAACTCTTAAGACCACAAATTTTGAAAGCATGGAAAACAGTGACATTGTAATTAGTGTGATCTTCTTATCACAGACTGTAGTTGGGATCCTGGGCAACTCCTTCTTAGTCTACCATTATCTGATGCTTTACTACATGAGGTGCAGACTAAAGTTCACAGACTGGATTCTGCAGCACTTGATTGTAGCCAACTTCTTAACTCTACTGTGTAAAGGAATCCCCCATACTGTGTCTGCCTTTGGGTTGAAAAACTTCCTCGATGACATTGGTTGTAAACTGACCTTCTATCTTCACAGAATAGGGAGGGGTGTTTCCATCAGCAGCACCTGCTTTCTGAGTGTCTTCCAGGCCATCACCATCAGTCCAAGTGCTTCCAGGTGGACACAGCTTAAAGCCAAGTCTCCCAGTTACATTGCTTCCTGTGTGTACATGAGTTGGGCCCTGTCATTCTTAGTAAATATAGCTTTTCCCATGGACATGAGAGCAAGACAAAACAATAGGAACATTACACGCCTAAGGGTGTATGGTATCTGTTCTACTGTTCATCATAACAAGGTCAGTGACATTATCAATGCAGTATTACTCTCTATTCCTGATGTGGTGTTCATGGTGCTGATGGTTTGGTCCAGTGGCTACATGGTTTGTATTCTTTACAGACATAAGCAGAGGATGAAGCACATTCATAGGAGTACCTTTTCATTCAGGTCCTCTGCTGAGTTTAGAGCCACAAAGACCATTCTGCTCTTGGTGAGCACCTTTGTCTTTTTTTACACAATTTCTTGCCTCTTCCAAATTAATTTGGCTCTTTTCCATAACCCAACCTCATTATGGGTGAACATGGCTTCAGTAGTTACTGCATGTTTCCCAACTGTGAGTCCCTTTCTGGTGATCTCCAGTTAACTCTGCGAGCCttcactctgttatgcttgtgcAGGAAACAGAATATCCTACTGATATCAGTAACATCAAGATTGTATGGTTTTAATAATGTTATGTATTTTATACAATTACATAGACATACTCAATCATGTCACAAAAGCAGGTGGTGGGTATTCATGAACTAAATAGTGAATGTATTATGAAGTGTATTTTTTCCATATCTTATATTTTGTCACTTAAACAATATTAATCAACTTTTATAAATAATGTCATACTTTGTAAAACAATGCTTTGgtttacaatatattttgatattatttatCTTCCCTTTTACTACAGCAACAGGCTaaattttattggataatttTTTCTCCAACACTATTCTAGATTTATTGAAGTATGATTGAAactgaaatttcatttttatattatattatatcttaTGATCATTTCCTACATATATATggttatatgatatatatatggatatggatatacaTTTGTTCATATATGCAATGAATATTTGATTACTATAATCAAATTATGTGACATTATTCACTGGGTAGTTTTGCGTCAACAACACAGCTAGAGTAATTTGGAAAAAgtgaacctcaattaagaaaataccaccaacagattgtccTATGGTCTGTCTATCAGATTGTCCTATGGTCTGTCTATCAGATTGTCCTATGGTCTGTCTATCAGATTGTCCTATGGTCTGTCTatcaggcattttcttgattaatgtgtGACATAACAAGGTCCTGCTCTCAGTGAATAATGTAATCCCTTAGGAATTAGTATTTGTGGGTATAAGAAAGCAACTTGAGCAAGCCAGGGTTGGGAAAGACTGTAAAACtgtttcctccatggcttctgcttcaatcCTTTGCTTTAGTTTACTGCCTTGAGTCCCTGACCTTACTTCCATCAGTGATACAATATTGCTTGAATGtgcagcccacccactcctgcttcctgaccctgacaATCCCCTGAActatatgatcttcccaagaccaagggcctctcctcccattgatggccaactaggccatcctttcctacatatgcaactagagagagacacagctctggggggtaatggttagttcatctCATTGTTCcttttatagggttgcagacctgtTTATCTCATTGGGTACTtgctctagcttcttcattaggggtcctgtgttccatccaatagtgatgtgagcatccacttctgtattggccaggcattggcatagactcacaagagagagctaaaTCAGGGTCCTATCGGCAAAATCATTCTGgattatgcaatagtgtctggcttggaggttgtatatgggatggatcccgtggtggggcattttctggatggtctttctttccctcttagctctgaactttgcctctgtaactccttccttgggtattttgttccccattctaagaaggaacaaaatattcaccaAAGTACCcatcttggtcttccttcttcttgaggatcatgtgtttagcaaatagtgtcttggatattctaagtttctgggctaatatccccttatcagtgagtgcataatatgtgtgttcttttgtgactgggttacctcactcagaatgatatcctctagatgcatctatttgcctaagaatttcatgaattcactgtttttgATACCTGAGTAccccgttgtgtaaatgtaccacattttctgtatccattcctctcttgagggacatctgggttctttccagcttctgactattataaataaggcttctatgaacatagtgcagcatgtatccttattacaagttggaacagcttctgggtatatacccaggagaggaattgctg is part of the Mus musculus strain C57BL/6J chromosome 17, GRCm38.p6 C57BL/6J genome and harbors:
- the Vmn1r237 gene encoding vomeronasal type-1 receptor 4, with the translated sequence MENSDIVISVIFLSQTVVGILGNSFLVYHYLMLYYMRCRLKFTDWILQHLIVANFLTLLCKGIPHTVSAFGLKNFLDDIGCKLTFYLHRIGRGVSISSTCFLSVFQAITISPSASRWTQLKAKSPSYIASCVYMSWALSFLVNIAFPMDMRARQNNRNITRLRVYGICSTVHHNKVSDIINAVLLSIPDVVFMVLMVWSSGYMVCILYRHKQRMKHIHRSTFSFRSSAEFRATKTILLLVSTFVFFYTISCLFQINLALFHNPTSLWVNMASVVTACFPTVSPFLVISS